Below is a window of Hyphomonas neptunium ATCC 15444 DNA.
TTACGGCGTCGTGGATCGCATATCGCCCGAAGCGCCTGTTCCGGTTCTTCGCCATAGCCGGGAAGCGTCAATGCCGGGCGGCGCTGCCAACGTTGCCCGCAACCTCGCCTCGCTTGGTCTGGAACCCGTATTAATCGGTGCCTGCGGCGATGATGACGCCGGAAGGGAACTTCTGTCCATATTTGACCAGGATTTGTCTCTTTCTGTCAGGCTCGTGACGGCCAAGGGCCGCCCGACAACCCTGAAATGCCGCTTCGTGGCCGGAGGGCATCAGCTTCTGCGCGTCGATACCGAAAACGTCGCTCCTGTCAGTGAAGCGACAGAAGAGGAGCTTATCGGTATTCTGTCTCGAGAGGCCCCCGGATCGGCCGCTATCCTCATCTCCGATTATGCAAAGGGCCTTCTGACAGATCGGCTGCTGAAGGCGGTCACGAAGCTGGCCGCCGACCTGAATATCCCGCTCATTGCAGACCCCAAAGGACGCGATTTTGCCCGCTATGGCGCTGTCGACATTCTCAAACCGAATGCATTCGAACTGTCGGCGGCGGTGCATAGGAGCATCAGCACCGATGAAGAGGCCGCTCTGGCCTTGCGCGAAGCCTTGGACACCCTGCCAGCCAAAGCGATCATTGTAACACGAGCCGCACGTGGAATTTCCTATATCGGTCAAGACGGTAACGTGCATCATGAAGCGGGCAGGGCGCGGGAAGTCTTCGACGTGTCCGGAGCGGGAGACACCAGCCTCGCAGCCCTCGCTACGGCGATCGCGGGCGGTGGCACCCTGTCGGATGCTGTACATCTGGCAATTGCCGCATCCGGCATCGCAGTCGGCAAGGCAGGCACAGCAACGGTGTCGGCTGAAGAGATCAAGGCTGCGCTGTCAGTCGCAGGCCCGGTTGGCCGTGCGGGCCTGCTGCCGATGGATGCCATGATTGGTCAGGTCGAGCGCTGGCGCGCCGCCGGCCTGAAGATTGGCTTCACGAACGGGTGTTTTGACATCCTTCATCCCGGTCACATCCGGGTAATAGAGCAGGCCCGCGCGCACTGCGACAGGCTGGTAGTGGGCTTGAACTCCGACAACTCTGTCAAACGCCTCAAAGGCCCGCTGCGTCCAATCAACAACGAGCAGGCGCGGGCTGATGTTCTGTCGGCACTGAGCGCAGTCGACGGCGTGATTATCTTCGATACGGACACACCGCTGGACGCCATTGCCGCCCTCAATCCTGATGTGCTGGTGAAGGGCGGAGATTACACGCGTGAATCTATAGTGGGCGCAGACATCGTTGAAGCCAGGGGCGGCGAGATCGTGATTGTGCCGCTGGTCGCAGGCCATTCTACCACCGCAATCATCGCGCGAAGCGAAACCGGGAAATAGGCCGAAAAATAGGAAAAAAGGGACTGAACACCCGCAGGGATCAGTTGGTCGCCTCTTTCTTCAGTTCGTAAGTGCCACTGCCATTCATCGTGAACCAGTCCGATATGTCGGGATGGCTCAGGGGCACATCAGAATCGTCCGGAATGAGGTTCTGCTCTGACACATACGCAATGTAATGTGTGCGGTCGTTCTCGGCGAAGAGGTGATAAAAGGGCTGATCCTTGCGAGGGCGCACTTCTTCCGGAATGGAGTCATACCATTCATCGGTGTTAGCGAATTGCGGATCGACATCGAAAATCACGCCGCGAAAAGGGAACAGCTTGTGCCGGACAACCTGCCCAATCTGGAACCGGGCTTCATGCCGCGAAATCGCATTATAAAAGTACCGCGTATCAACTGCATCTGTCAGCAAAAGAGGATCTGCTTCCGCCGGGCGCACCCGCTTACGGAATATATCTTTCAACCATGCGGTGCGGCCGCGTCTACTGGTCATTTTCAGCTCCTGTGATAGACATTGCCCCAAGTTTTCCTTTCGGGCCACACCATGGCTGACAAAAAAGACCGGGGAGAGCCGCCCAAACGTGTGCAGGCTCGCCCCAAAACCAGTCGCCCGCTGTATGCAGCGGTCGATCTGGGCACCAATAATTGCCGCCTGCTTGTGGCGGAGCCGCGAGGGCAAACCTTCCGCGTCGTGGACTCGCACTCCCAGATCGCCAGACTGGGGGAGGGGCTCCACGATACTGGGCGTTTGTCAGAAGCGGCCATCGAGCGCGCGCTGGATGCCCTCCACACGATTCGGCGAAAACTGCGCCATCATGGGGTGGGTCGGGTCCGTTGCATTGCGACTGAGGCTTGCCGGAAAGCCGAGAATGGCCCGGAGTTCATTCAGAGGGTTCATTCCGAAACCGGCCTGACCTTCAAGGTCATCGGCGCTAAGGAGGAGGCCCGGCTGGCGACAATCGGATGCCATGATCTGCTCGTTGCGCCTGCCAAGTCCGTCCTGGTGGTGGATATTGGGGGCGGCTCGACGGAGTTGTCGCTTCTCGATGCCGAAGCCACGCGCGGGCAGGGGCTCAAGGGCATGCTTAACCGCGCGCAGATCATCGACTGGACAAGCCTCAAGACAGGCGTTGTCACCATGAGCGATGCTTTCCAGGGATATGACGAAGTCGCTGCCTGGCCGCTGATGCTGAACCGCGCCCGCGAGATTGTCGCTGCCTGGCCCGGCCTTGCCAATGTGCAGCAGCGCCTTGCTGATGACGAAGGCTATCTGATCGGAACATCGGGAACGGTCACTTGCCTGGCCGGGGTCCATCTCAAGCTTGACCGCTACCGCCGTGATAAGGTGGATGGTGCCTGGATGAGCCGCGACGAGGGCGCCGCGACCATTGATCTGCTCCGGGAGCTGGGCGTCTCCGGCCGCGCGAAACTTCCGACCATCGGTGAGGAGCGCGCGCCCTTGATGCTTGCAGGCTGTTCGATCATGCAAGCCGTATGGGAAGCTTTCGAGGGCAAGCGGCTGCGCGTGGCGGATCGCGGACTTCGTGAAGGCCTTCTATTGTCCATGATGTATGGTCAGCCCAAGAACCGGAGCCGGCGGCGCAAAGGGCGCGGCGGTCGCCCCAGCCCTCAGGAGGCTCCAAATGAGTGACGACGACAGAAGGCGGTGGAAAGGACCGGGGCCGGAACGCCAGGATTCCGGACGGCGGTCGACCGAACGCAAGGTCATTGCCCGCAACGCCCGGACTGAGAGCTCGAAACGCTGGATTGAGCGCCAGCTTCAGGACCCCTACGTCCGTAAAGCCAAGGATGAAGGCTATCGCTCGAGAGCTGCCTACAAACTGCTCGAGATCGACGCCGCTGCGAAAATCCTGCGTAAGGGCATGCGCGTGGTCGATCTTGGTTGCGCGCCGGGCGGATGGATACAGGTCTCGCTCCAGCAGGGCGCTGCAGAAGTGGTCGGCATTGACCTTCTGCCGCTGGACCCGATCGAAGGCGCCACGATCATCGAAGGCGACGTCAACAACCCAGACGATGTGGCAAGAATGATGGCTGGGCTCTCGGGCACACCCGACCTCATCCTGTCTGACATGGCCGCCAACACGACCGGCCACAAACAGACCGACCACCTCCGCACTGTTGCCCTGGTCGAGATGGCTGTCGCCTTCGCAATCGAACACCTCGATGATGGCGGCGCTTTCTGCGCCAAGGTCTTCCAGGGCGGCGCCACCAAAGATGTTCTCAATCTGCTGAAACAGCATTTCAGGACGGTAAAACACATCAAACCCGCCGCTAGCCGCGCGGGAAGCCCGGAAATCTATGTGGTCGCCAAGGGTTTCCGGCGTTAGTCTGACCGGAAACGGGAGGACAAAATGGCACTTACGGGCGGCTGTTACTGCGGAAACATCAGGTATGAAGCGGGCGGTGATCCCGTAATGCGGGCGCGTTGTCATTGCCGCGAGTGCCAATATTTTACGGGCGGCGAGGGAAACGACTTCATTGCGATGCCGGAGGCCGCCTTCAAATTCACGCAAGGCACACCCAAAGGTTTCACGCGGCAGGATCTGCCCAATGCCGCCACACGGGAGTTTTGCCCCGATTGCGGAACGCCGATCCTGACGCGCTCGTCCGGCTTGCCGGGGGCCATCATCCTGAAAGTTGGCAGCCTTGACGATCCGGCTGCATTTCAGGGCCCACAGATCATTCTTCAGACGGCCGACGCGCAACCTTTCCATCTGGTCCCCGAGGGCGTGCCTGCATTCGAGAGATTTCCCGGCAGGTAAGCATGAGGGGACTTCACAAGCCTTCACGACTCCCTTAGTAGGCCAAAAAGGGAGCTCCCCACATGAAAATCCGACAAGCGATCACCTTCGACGACGTGCTTCTGCAGCCCGGCGCGAGCGAGGTATTGCCCGCAGACGTCAACGTCTCAACCTTCCTGACAAAAGCTATACCGCTGAACATTCCGCTGCTTTCAGCGGCCATGGATACGGTCACAGAAGCCCGCCTCGCCATTGCGATGGCCCAGGCCGGTGGCATCGGGGTTATTCACCGTAACCTGACCATCGAACAACAGGCCGGCGAAGTGGCGATGGTCAAGAAGTATGAGAGCGGGGTGGTAATGAACCCCATCACGATCAGCCCGGACGCTACGCTTGGCGAGCTTCGCGAAGTCAAGAAACGCACGGGCTTCTCCGGCATCCCGGTCGTCGAGAAAAGCGGCAAGGTGCTTGGCATTGTGACGAACCGCGATACGCGCTTCGCCGATGACCTCAACGAGAAGGTCGCCACCCTGATGACCCGCAATGTGGTCACGGCGCAAATGGACATGGACCCCGCCGAAGCGCGCCGCTTGCTCCACAAACACCGGATCGAGCGCCTCGTGATTGTCGATCATGACGGCCGCTGCCTCGGATTGCTGACCGTCAAGGACATGGACAAGGCCGCCGTGCACCCGCACGCCGCCAAGGACGCCGCCGGGCGGCTGCGCGTTGCGGCAGCGTCCACTGTGGGCGATGCAGGCTTTGAGCGAACGATGGCGCTCATCGAGGCCGGGGCGGACGCGATCATCATCGACACCGCCCATGGCCACTCCATATCCGTCGCCGAAGCCGTCACCCGCGCCAAGAAGATATCCAACTCGGTCCAGATCATCGCGGGCAACGTAGCCACCGGTGAAGCCACCAAAGCTCTGATCGACGCAGGAGCCGACGCAGTCAAAGTCGGCATCGGCCCTGGCTCCATCTGCACAACGCGCATCGTTGCCGGCGTTGGCGTTCCTCAACTCACCGCCATTGAACAATGCGCGACCGCCGCTCTGGCCTCCGGTGTCCCGATCATTGCAGACGGCGGCATCAAGTTCTCCGGCGACTTCGCCAAGGCGCTCGCCGCCGGCGCGTCGACCGCCATGATGGGCTCCATGTTCGCCGGTACTGAAGAGGCGCCCGGCGAGGTGTTCCTCTACCAGGGGCGCAGCTATAAAGCCTATCGCGGTATGGGCAGCCTCGGCGCCATGGCGCGCGGCTCGGCAGACCGCTACTTCCAGAAAGACGCCGCCGCAGAAAAGCTCGTGCCCGAAGGCATCGAAGGGCAGGTGCCCTTCAAAGGCCCCGTCGGCGCGATCATTCACCAGATGGTCGGCGGCCTGCGCGCCGCGATGGGCTATGTCGGCGCCAAGGATATTGCCGAGCTTCACCAGAAGGCCGAGTTTGTGCAGATCACCGGCGCCGGACTCAACGAAAGCCATGTCCACGACGTGATGATGACACGCGAAGCGCCGAACTACTCCCTGTCGAGGGGGTAGCCTAAACGTAAAGTCCCTTGGGTTCCCGCCACATTGCCTCAAGTGGCGGGGCACCTGGGCCAGGCTCGAACAGCTTCATCCGTTCAAACCCATGGCTCATATAGAAACCAGAGTTCGCCGGGTTTGAGTTCTCCAGGTAGCAGGGCAGGCGGGCCTTGTCGGCGGCCATCAACATCGGCGTGATAAGCTGTTTCCCGAGCCCTTTTCCGCGCGCCGCTTTGCGGGTGCCAATCGTGAAGAGGTAGAGGTGAGGATCGCGCGGATGTTCCCGCGCCATCGTTTCGCCGGCCATCATCCCGCGTTTCGCAGCGCCTTTTGATCCCTGTCGCATCAGGGTCCACACAAGGGCGAGGGTCGGAACTGGGCCGAGTTCCTTGCGTCGGTCGGACAGGCACCACATCGTGGCCCCCGCATCACCGGCCATATGGCAGATCCCATTCGTCAGGTAGAGGTGCCGCGCCAGAAGCGAAAAGACGGGCTTCAACGGTTCAGGCTGCCCAAAAATCCACAGATTGACCGGATCTTCCACAAAAGCTTCACCGGTAATGTCGCCCAGATCTCTCCAGTCACGAGGTAAGGCGTCCCGCATTCCTTCAGGCAGGTGAATATCCAGCATCTTCAGACCTTTGTTGTTCCCTCTGGCCGTATAGGAGGCTAACACCCTCGCTTTCGCAACCGGAGAGCCGAAACATGCGCAATGGCGGACGCATCAGCGCAGCAATTTCAGTCCTTACAGACGTGCTGGAGCGTCATCAGCCGGTGAAAATTGCTGTGCGTGATTGGGGAAAGAGCGCGCGGTATGCCGGCTCCAAGGATCGCGCCTGGGTGTCGGGTCTCGTTCTGGATACCCTGCGGCGCCGCAATTCCACAGCTCAGCGTATGGGCTTCACCGATCCGCGCGCGCTTGTCCTGGGCACGCTCCGGTTTGTCTGGGACTGGCCCGCCGCTGACATCGAACAGGCATGTTACGACGAACACGGTCCCACACCTTTGACCAATGCGGAGCGCGATGCCCTCCTGAATGCGTCTGACTTTGCCGCCCCCATCCACGTTCAGGGAGATTTCCCAGAATGGATGACGCCGCATATGGAGCGTGCGTTCGGCGAAGATACTGTGGCTGAAGCGCAGGCCATGGCGGTTCGCGCAGATGTGGATCTGCGCGTCAACGCCCTGAAGACGGACACTGAGAAGGCGGCATTGCCGCTCAACACCGTGCGCGCCGAACCCTCCAAACTGCTCACCAATGCGTTTCACATTCCCGCCCGTGACCCTACCCAGCGGGAAGATTCGCTGGAAAACATTCCCGCCTTTTCCAAAGGCTGGGTCGAGGTCCAGGACGCCGGCAGTCAGATCGCGGCAGCGGCCGCTAATGCAAAACCGGGCGAACAGGTGCTGGATTTTTGCGCCGGCGGGGGCGGCAAGACCCTCGCGCTTGCCGCTCCGATGGGCGGCAAGGGACAGATCTTCGCCTATGACATCGACAGCAAACGCCTCTCTGCGCTGGTCCCGCGCCTGAAACGTTCGGGCACCCACAATGTTCAACTCGTTCATCCGAGCGAAGGCACGAGTCTTGATCCGCTTGTCGAGCAGATGGACCTCGTCTTTGTCGATGCGCCGTGCACGGGTACGGGGACCTGGCGCCGCCGCCCGGACTCAAAGTGGCGCGTCAGACCCAATCAGCTCGGAAAACGTATCGAAGACCAGCGCGGCATTCTCATTGATGCAGCGCGATTTGTGAAACCCGGCGGCCGCCTTCTGTACGCGACATGCTCATTCCTGATCGAAGAAGATGAGGACCGCGTCGCAGAGTTTCTGTCTGGAGATACACGCTTTACGGAAGAAGACGCCGCTGAGGCCGCCATCGCATCCGGCCTTTTGACGGATCACGGCGCCGAGATCGTGCGGAAGTATCGTGGCCCGACAGGCAGCGTCCGGCTGACACCTCTCAGGGCCAGCACGGACGGCTTTTTCTTCGCTGTCCTGCGGCGAAGCGCCTAGCGATCAGTCCGCACGCGCTATTGCATCTCCTGAGTAGTCAGAAATGGCGGCGGTAAGCGCAGCAATCTGCTCGCGCTCCTTCAACGTGATTTCCGGTTTCCAGAAGTCGAACAGCAGCACCACGCGTGTCTCGTCAGCTTCATTCTTCGCCTCGTGCTCTATGGAATCGTCGAAGATCACCAGCTGGCCCTCCTGCCAGTGATGCACCTGATTTCCAACCCGTAGCCAGGCCGGACCGGGTACAAGCAGGGGCAGGTGCCCGATGAGCCGTGTGTTCACCAGCCCGTGGTGAGGCGGAATATGAGCACCCGGCTTCAATCTCGAAAACAGAACCGATGGCGCCTGACCGGTCAGGAAATCCAGCGGCACGTTCTCAAAGGCCGCTGCGGTCACCGGGCATCGGCGCGCATTGTCTTCGACACGCGCTCCATCCTTCCAGATGTAATAGGCAGCCCAATCCAGGCTGCCCTGCAACGTGTGCGACCGGACATGCGGACGGGCGGTGTCTTCCTCCGACAGATAAGGCGAAAACGTCCCCGTTTCCGTCATCACAGAGATCAGCTCCTCCCGGATCTGATCTGCCTTGGCCTCAAGCTCAGACGCCCAGTCAAACAAGGCTGTATCGTAGAACTGTATCTGGGGCAGGCCGGGAAAATAGAACTTCGTCGGTTGCTGAACATATATCTGCCGGCGCCCGAGAAGAATTTCGAGCGCCTGATCGAAGCGTGTCTCCTTCTCACTGCCGGGCAGGCGGGCGCGTAGAAAGCTCTCATACGCGGCTGAATACTCAGCGCGCCGGGCTTCGGCCCGCTGCAATGCCTGACGAATGCCATCCGGGATCGAGACGGGATTGATCTGTGCGGCAAGCTTCAGACCTATCCCGTAAGCATGCCCTGCGTCGCTTTTTTGGCCGGCGGCATGGTGCGCATCACCCAGATAAAGGATCAGGCCAATATCTCTCGGCGCCTGCTTCAGCGCCTCATTGATGGCGTCCACAGCCATCTGAGGGTTGCCACCGGCCTGAAGGGCCTGGCGGGCACGAGCGATAAGTTGCGGAACAGTTTCAAGGGGTGCGGTCATGCCGCTTAGCTAAAGCCTTCCTGCCCAAATAGGCAAATGCCGCGTTTGACGGCCTTTCGCGACAGGAAAACCCCCGCTAATAGAGGCCATGACACAGCAAGCCGATTCCGTCCTTAAAGCTCATGAGCGCGTCCTGATTGTCGACTTTGGCAGTCAGGTGACCCAGTTGATCGCCCGGCGCCTGCGCGAAAGCGGCGTTTATTGCGAGATACACCCTTTCAACAAGGTCGACGGCGCGTTCTTGGCTGCCTTCGGGCCGCAGGCCCTCATCCTGTCGGGAGGCCCCGCCAGCGTCACCTGGAAAGACGCGCCCCTCGCGGATCAGGCAATTTTCGACAGCGGCCTGCCGATTCTCGGCATCTGCTATGGCCAACAGGTCATGATGCACCAGCTCGGTGGCAAGGTAGAAAGCGGAACCAGCCGGGAGTTTGGCCGCGCCTTCATCGAGCAGGTGGAGGCCGACCCAATTCTGGAAGGTCTGTTCGAGGGCGATAATTCAGAGCAGGTCTGGATGAGCCATGGCGATCACGTCGCCGAAATGGCGCCCGGCTTTGGCGTAATCGCCAGATCCCCCGGCGCGCCCTATGCGGTCATTGCTGATCCCGAACGGAAATTCTACGGCACGCAGTTTCATCCCGAGGTCGTCCACACAACCCACGGCGCGCGCCTGCTCAGAAACTTCACGCACGGCGTGGCAGGCCTCAAGGGCGACTGGACGATGGCAGCTTACCGCGCCGAGGCGATCCAGAAAATCCGTAATCAGGTGGGCAAGGGCAGGGTGATCTGCGGTCTCTCCGGCGGCGTGGATTCGTCCGTAGCCGCCGTACTCATCCATGAAGCGATCGGGGATCAGCTGACCTGCGTTTATGTTGACCACGGACTGATGCGTGCTGGCGAAAGCGAGCAGGTCGTCAGCCTCTTCCGTGAGCACTATAACATTCCATTGGTGCACGTTGACGCTTCCGAATTGTTCTTGGGTCAGCTCGACGGCGTCACGGACCCTGAAAAAAAGCGCAAGATCATCGGCGGCCTCTTTATCGATGTGTTCGATGCCGAAGCCAACAAGATCGGCGGCGCGGATTTCCTTGCGCAAGGCACTCTGTATCCGGACGTCATCGAAAGCGTATCTGCCATCGGCGGCCCGTCCGTGACGATCAAAAGCCACCACAATGTCGGCGGCCTTCCGGCGCGAATGAAAATGAAACTGGTCGAACCGCTGCGCGAGTTGTTCAAGGATGAGGTGCGCGCGCTCGGCCGCGAACTTGGCCTGCCGGAGGCCTTCGTTGGGCGCCATCCATTCCCCGGCCCAGGGCTTGCCATCCGCATTCCCGGTGCCATCACTCGGGAAAAAGCAGACACGCTCCGAAAGGCAGATGCCATCTATATCGACGAGATCCGCAAGGCTGGTCTTTACGATGAAATCTGGCAGGCATTCAGCGTTCTGCTTCCGGTAAACACCGTGGGTGTCATGGGGGACGAACGCACCTACGAAGCCGTACTCGCCCTTCGCGCCGTTACATCGACTGATGGTATGACTGCTGACTATTACCCCTTCGAGCACGCCTTCCTCGGGCGCGTGGCCACTCGGATAATAAACGAAGTCAAGGGCGTCAACCGCGTCGTCTACGACGTAACGTCAAAACCGCCTGGCACGATCGAGTGGGAATAGGGCCGCCGACGGCCTGATGGCATAAAACTTGCGCTGGCTGGTGCCGGACACCCCAAGGCGGCTTACCCCTCCATGGGCTGGCCAGCGAGCGCCGCCGCTGTATATGTCTCATATGGCCGGAGCAAATGAGGCATTTGGATTCAAGGGTTTGGCGATTTGACCAGGATGGCACAGTTCAGAGGAGTGGGTGGTCTCGCTCTGCAGGGCCAGTTCGCCGGTAATCCGGATGACCCCGCCGTGGTGCTTCTGGAGCATTCCGGGCAGGGGTCGGGATTCTGGGACGATCTGGCGACCGTGCTGATAAAAGCAGGCAGGCAGGTCATTCGACTCGCGCCGTTTGATGTGTCCGCCTCGATCATCGCCCGAGATGCAAATACATATACACGGGAAAGCCTTCGCGCCGTCTTGAGCCAGCTTCCCATGCGACCGGTCATCCTGGCGGCAGCCGACGACGCACCTGCGGCGGCCGGCGCCATAGGTCACGACGCGACACTCCTGGCGACAGGCCTCGTTCTGATCGATCCATCCATTCCTGACACTGAAACCCTGGACCATATTCCAGACAGCCTGCCGGCATTGATAATCGGCGGCGTGCTTGGCGAAAGTTCCAGACGGATCGAGCGCATTGCCCAAAGCATCCCTGGCGCCGAGGCTGTGGAAATCGGCGGAAACGATAGCCTTTCAGAGGTTGAGTGCTTCGACGCCTTCAGCGCGGTCCTTATCGACTTTCTGGAACGGCGCCTTCCGCGCGCAACGCCGGAATATCGCCTTGGGTCAGACGCCCGCACCTTGCGTGACGCCCTTGGCTGCTTCGCCACCGGCGTTACGATCATGACGGCAAGCGATGCCTCCGGCCAGCCCGTGGGGCTCACGGCGAACTCGTTCACGTCTGTCTCCCTTGATCCGCCATTGCTGCTCGCCTGCATCGCCAAAACGGCAGCAAGCTCGGAAGTGTTTCGCGAAGCCGAGACGTTCGCAGTAAACGTGCTCCATATTGGACAGCAGCCTACCTCAATCCGTTTTTCGCGCCGCGATGAAGATCGCTTTGGAGCCACGCCGTGGGAACCGGGCCTCAACGGCACGCCAGTGCTGACAGGATCCCTCGCGACGTTCGAGTGCGCACGCCATGCGGTTCATGACGGCGGGGATCACATCATTCTCATAGGCCAGGTCGAACGCGC
It encodes the following:
- a CDS encoding flavin reductase family protein — its product is MVLLEHSGQGSGFWDDLATVLIKAGRQVIRLAPFDVSASIIARDANTYTRESLRAVLSQLPMRPVILAAADDAPAAAGAIGHDATLLATGLVLIDPSIPDTETLDHIPDSLPALIIGGVLGESSRRIERIAQSIPGAEAVEIGGNDSLSEVECFDAFSAVLIDFLERRLPRATPEYRLGSDARTLRDALGCFATGVTIMTASDASGQPVGLTANSFTSVSLDPPLLLACIAKTAASSEVFREAETFAVNVLHIGQQPTSIRFSRRDEDRFGATPWEPGLNGTPVLTGSLATFECARHAVHDGGDHIILIGQVERARFEPRRDPLLYFRGKYRRLHFS